One window of Ascaphus truei isolate aAscTru1 unplaced genomic scaffold, aAscTru1.hap1 HAP1_SCAFFOLD_334, whole genome shotgun sequence genomic DNA carries:
- the LOC142483530 gene encoding uncharacterized protein LOC142483530 isoform X6 — MRILFLLLLVLCAVSSWVPSCEGLQRREAPVPGLSPFRVVRDVQRREEPVPGLSPFRVVRDVQRREAPVPGLSPFRVVRDVQRREEPVPGLSPFRADRDVQRREAPVPGLSPFRVVRDVQKREAPVPGLSPFRVVRDVQRREEPVTGLSPLRVVRDVQRREVPVPGLSPFRVDRDVQRREAPVPGLSPFRVDRDVQRREAPVPGLSPLRVVRDVQRREAPVPGLSPFRVVRDVQRREAPVRGLSPFRVDRDVQRREAPVPGLSPLRVVRDVQRREAPVPGLSPFRVVRDVQRREAPVPGLSPFRVDRDVQRREAPVPGLSPFRVVRDVQRREAPVPGLSPFRVVRDVQRREAPVPGLSPFRVDRDVQRREAPVPGLSPFRVDRDVQRREAPVPGLSPFRVDRDVQRREAPVPGLSPFRVDRDVQRREAPVTGLSPFRVDRDVQRREAPVPGLSPFRVDRDVQRREAPVPGLSPFRVVRDVQRREAPVPGLSPFRVDRDVQRREAPVPGLSPFRVDRDVQRREAPVPGLSPFRVVRDVQRREAPVPGLSPFRVVRDVQRREAPVPGLSPFRVDRDVQRREAPVPGLSPFRVVRDVQRREAPVPGLSPFRVVRDVQRREAPVPGLSPFRVVRDVQKREAPVPGLSPFRVDRDVQRREAPVHGLSPFRVDRDVQRREAPVTGLSPLRVDRDVQRREEPVPGLSPFRVVRDVQRREAPVTGLSPLRVVRDVQRREAPVPGLSPFRVVRDVQRREAPVPGLSPFRVVRDVQRREAPVPGLSPFRVVRDVQRREAPVPGLSPFRVDRDVQRREAPVPGLSPFRVVRDVQRREAPVPGLSPFRVVRDVQRREAPVPGLSPFRVVRDVQKREAPVPGLSPFRVDRDVQRREAPVPGLSPFRVDRDVQRREAPVTGLSPLRVDRDVQRREEPVPGLSPFRVVRDVQRREAPVTGLSPFRVVRDVQRREAPVPGLSPFRVDRDVQRCEAPVPGLSPFRVDRDVQRREAPVPGLSPFRVVRDVQRREAPVPGLSPLRVVRDVKRREAPVPGLSPFRVDRDVQRREAPVTGLSPLRVDRDVQRREEPVPGLSPFRVVRDVQRREAPVPGLSPFRVVRDVQRREAPVTGLSPFRVVRDVQRREAPVPGLSPFRVVRDVQRREAPVPGLSPFRVDRDVQRREEPVPGLSPFRVVRDVQRREAPVPGLSPLRVVRDVQRREAPVPGLSPFRVDRDVQRREAPVPGLSPFRVVRDVQRREAPVPGLSPFRVDRDVQRREAPVPGLSPFRVVRDVQRREAPVPGLSPFRVVRDVQKREAPVPGLSPFRVDRDVQRREAPVPGLSPFRVDRDVQRREAPVTGLSPLRVDRDVQRREEPVPGLSPLRVVRDVQRREAPVPGLSPFRVDRDVQRREAPVTGLSPLRVDRDVQRREEPVPGLSPFRVVRGVQRREEPVPGLSPFRVVRDVQRREAPVTRLSPFRVVRDVQRREAPVPGLSPFRVVRDVQRREAPVPGLSPFRVDRDVQRREAPVPGLSPFRVVRDVQRREAPVPGLSPFRVDRDVQRHEAPVPGLSPFRVVRDVQRREAPVPGLSPFRVVRDVQRREAPVPGLSPFRVVRDVQKREAPVPGLSPFRVDRDVQRREAPVTGLSPLRVDRDVQRREEPVPGLSPLRVVRDVQRREAPVPGLSPFRVDRDVQRREAPVTGLSPLRVDRDVQRREEPVPGLSPFRVVRDVQRREEPVPGLSPFRVVRDVQRREAPVTRLSPFRVVRDVQRREAPVPGLSPFRVVRDVQRREAPVPGLSPFRVDRDVQRREAPVPGLSPFRVVRDVQRREAPVPGLSPFRVDRDVQRHEAPVPGLSPFRVVRDVQRREAPVPGLSPFRVVRDVQRREAPVPGLSPFRVDRDVQRREAPVPGLSPFRVDRDVQRREAPVPGLSPFRVDRDVQRRDAPVPGLSPFRVVRDVHRREAPVPGLSPFRVDRDVQRREAPVPGLSPFRVVRDVQRREAPVPGLSPFRVVRDVQKREAPVPGLSPFRVVRDVQRREAPVPGL; from the exons CTCTCCGAGTAGTCCGGGACGTACAGAGGCGCGAGGTACCGGTGCCCGGATTATCACCTTTCCGAGTAGACCGGGACGTACAGAGGCGCGAGGCGCCGGTACCCGGATTATCACCTTTCCGAGTAGACCGGGACGTACAGAGGCGCGAGGCGCCGGTACCCGGATTATCACCTCTCCGAGTAGTCCGGGACGTACAGAGGCGCGAGGCACCGGTACCCGGATTATCACCTTTCCGAGTAGTCCGGGACGTACAGAGGCGCGAGGCGCCGGTACGCGGATTATCACCTTTCCGAGTAGACCGGGACGTACAGAGGCGCGAGGCGCCGGTACCCGGATTATCACCTCTCCGAGTAGTCCGGGACGTACAGAGGCGCGAGGCACCGGTACCCGGATTATCAC CTTTCCGAGTAGTCCGGGACGTACAGAGGCGCGAGGCGCCGGTACCCGGATTATCCCCTTTCCGAGTAGACCGGGACGTACAGAGGCGCGAGGCGCCGGTACCCGGATTATCACCTTTCCGAGTAGTCCGGGACGTACAGAGGCGCGAGGCACCGGTACCCGGATTATCACCTTTCCGAGTAGTCCGGGACGTACAGAGGCGCGAGGCACCGGTACCCGGATTATCACCTTTCCGAGTAGACCGGGACGTACAGAGGCGCGAGGCGCCGGTACCCGGATTATCACCTTTCCGAGTAGACCGGGACGTACAGAGGCGCGAGGCGCCGGTACCCGGATTATCACCTTTCCGAGTAGACCGGGACGTACAGAGGCGCGAGGCACCGGTACCCGGATTATCACCTTTCCGGGTAGACCGGGACGTACAGAGGCGCGAGGCGCCGGTAACCGGATTATCACCTTTCCGAGTAGACCGGGACGTACAGAGGCGCGAGGCGCCGGTACCCGGATTATCACCTTTCCGAGTAGACCGGGACGTACAGAGGCGCGAGGCACCGGTACCCGGATTATCACCTTTCCGAGTAGTCCGGGACGTACAGAGGCGCGAGGCGCCGGTACCCGGATTATCACCTTTCCGAGTAGACCGGGACGTACAGAGGCGCGAGGCGCCGGTACCCGGATTATCACCTTTCCGGGTAGACCGGGACGTACAGAGGCGCGAGGCGCCGGTACCCGGATTATCACCTTTCCGAGTAGTCCGGGACGTACAGAGACGCGAGGCGCCGGTACCCGGATTATCACCTTTCCGAGTAGTCCGGGACGTACAGAGGCGCGAGGCACCGGTACCCGGATTATCACCTTTCCGAGTAGACCGGGACGTACAGAGGCGCGAGGCGCCGGTACCCGGATTATCCCCTTTCCGAGTAGTCCGGGACGTACAGAGGCGCGAGGCACCGGTACCCGGATTATCACCTTTCCGAGTAGTCCGGGACGTACAGAGGCGCGAGGCACCGGTACCCGGATTATCACCTTTCCGAGTAGTCCGGGACGTACAGAAGCGCGAGGCGCCGGTACCCGGATTATCACCTTTCCGAGTAGACCGGGACGTACAGAGGCGCGAGGCGCCGGTACACGGATTATCACCTTTCCGAGTAGACCGGGACGTACAGAGGCGCGAGGCACCGGTAACCGGATTATCACCTCTCCGAGTAGACCGGGACGTACAGAGGCGCGAGGAGCCGGTACCCGGATTATCACCTTTCCGAGTAGTCCGGGACGTACAGAGGCGCGAGGCACCGGTAACCGGATTATCCC CTCTCCGAGTAGTCCGGGACGTACAGAGGCGTGAGGCCCCGGTACCCGGATTATCACCTTTCCGAGTAGTCCGGGACGTACAGAGGCGCGAGGCGCCGGTACCCGGATTATCACCTTTCCGAGTAGTCCGGGACGTACAGAGACGCGAGGCGCCGGTACCCGGATTATCACCTTTCCGAGTAGTCCGGGACGTACAGAGGCGCGAGGCGCCGGTACCCGGATTATCACCTTTCCGAGTAGACCGGGACGTACAGAGGCGCGAGGCGCCGGTACCCGGATTATCCCCTTTCCGAGTAGTCCGGGACGTACAGAGGCGCGAGGCACCGGTACCCGGATTATCACCTTTCCGAGTAGTCCGGGACGTACAGAGGCGCGAGGCACCGGTACCCGGATTATCACCTTTCCGAGTAGTCCGGGACGTACAGAAGCGCGAGGCGCCGGTACCCGGATTATCACCTTTCCGAGTAGACCGGGACGTACAGAGGCGCGAGGCGCCGGTACCCGGATTATCACCTTTCCGAGTAGACCGGGACGTACAGAGGCGCGAGGCGCCGGTAACCGGATTATCACCTCTCCGAGTAGACCGGGACGTACAGAGGCGCGAGGAGCCGGTACCCGGATTATCACCTTTCCGAGTAGTCCGGGACGTACAGAGGCGCGAGGCACCGGTAACCGGATTATCCCCTTTCCGAGTAGTCCGGGACGTACAGAGGCGCGAGGCGCCGGTACCCGGATTATCACCTTTCCGAGTAGACCGGGACGTACAGAGGTGCGAGGCGCCGGTACCCGGATTATCACCTTTCCGAGTAGACCGGGACGTACAGAGGCGCGAGGCGCCGGTACCCGGATTATCACCTTTCCGAGTAGTCCGGGACGTACAGAGGCGCGAGGCGCCGGTACCCGGATTATCACCTCTCCGAGTAGTCCGGGACGTAAAGAGGCGCGAGGCGCCGGTACCCGGATTATCACCTTTCCGAGTAGACCGGGACGTACAGAGGCGCGAGGCGCCGGTAACCGGATTATCACCTCTCCGAGTAGACCGGGACGTACAGAGGCGCGAGGAGCCGGTACCCGGATTATCACCTTTCCGAGTAGTCCGGGACGTACAGAGGCGCGAGGCGCCGGTACCCGGATTATCACCTTTCCGAGTAGTCCGGGACGTACAGAGGCGCGAGGCGCCGGTAACCGGATTATCACCTTTCCGAGTAGTCCGGGACGTACAGAGGCGCGAGGCACCGGTACCCGGATTATCAC CTTTCCGAGTAGTCCGGGACGTACAGAGGCGCGAGGCGCCGGTACCCGGATTATCACCTTTCCGAGTAGACCGGGACGTACAGAGGCGCGAGGAGCCGGTACCCGGATTATCACCTTTCCGAGTAGTCCGGGACGTACAGAGGCGCGAGGCGCCGGTACCCGGATTATCACCTTTACGAGTAGTCCGGGACGTACAGAGGCGCGAGGCGCCGGTACCCGGATTATCACCTTTCCGAGTAGACCGGGACGTACAGAGGCGCGAGGCACCGGTACCCGGATTATCACCTTTCCGAGTAGTCCGGGACGTACAGAGGCGCGAGGCGCCGGTACCCGGATTATCACCTTTCCGAGTAGACCGGGACGTACAGAGGCGCGAGGCGCCGGTACCCGGATTATCACCTTTCCGAGTAGTCCGGGACGTACAGAGGCGCGAGGCGCCGGTACCCGGATTATCACCTTTCCGAGTAGTCCGGGACGTACAGAAGCGCGAGGCGCCGGTACCCGGATTATCACCTTTCCGAGTAGACCGGGACGTACAGAGGCGCGAGGCGCCGGTACCCGGATTATCACCTTTCCGAGTAGACCGGGACGTACAGAGGCGCGAGGCGCCGGTAACCGGATTATCACCTCTCCGAGTAGACCGGGACGTACAGAGGCGCGAGGAGCCGGTACCCGGATTATCAC CTCTCCGAGTAGTCCGGGACGTACAGAGGCGCGAGGCGCCGGTACCCGGATTATCACCTTTCCGAGTAGACCGGGACGTACAGAGGCGCGAGGCGCCGGTAACCGGATTATCACCTCTCCGAGTAGACCGGGACGTACAGAGGCGCGAGGAGCCGGTACCCGGATTATCACCTTTCCGAGTAGTCCGGGGCGTACAGAGGCGCGAGGAGCCGGTACCCGGATTATCACCTTTCCGAGTAGTCCGGGACGTACAGAGGCGCGAGGCGCCGGTAACCAGATTATCACCTTTCCGAGTAGTCCGGGACGTACAGAGGCGCGAGGCGCCGGTACCCGGATTATCACCTTTCCGAGTAGTCCGGGACGTACAGAGGCGCGAGGCGCCGGTACCCGGATTATCACCTTTCCGAGTAGACCGGGACGTACAGAGGCGCGAGGCGCCGGTACCCGGATTATCACCTTTCCGAGTAGTCCGGGACGTACAGAGGCGCGAGGCGCCGGTACCCGGATTATCACCTTTCCGAGTAGACCGGGACGTACAGAGGCACGAGGCGCCGGTACCCGGATTATCACCTTTCCGAGTAGTCCGGGACGTACAGAGGCGCGAGGCGCCGGTACCCGGATTATCACCTTTCCGAGTAGTCCGGGACGTACAGAGGCGCGAGGCGCCGGTACCCGGATTATCACCTTTCCGAGTAGTCCGGGACGTACAGAAGCGCGAGGCGCCGGTACCCGGATTATCACCTTTCCGAGTAGACCGGGACGTACAGAGGCGCGAGGCGCCGGTAACCGGATTATCACCTCTCCGAGTAGACCGGGACGTACAGAGGCGCGAGGAGCCGGTACCCGGATTATCAC CTCTCCGAGTAGTCCGGGACGTACAGAGGCGCGAGGCGCCGGTACCCGGATTATCACCTTTCCGAGTAGACCGGGACGTACAGAGGCGCGAGGCGCCGGTAACCGGATTATCACCTCTCCGAGTAGACCGGGACGTACAGAGGCGCGAGGAGCCGGTACCCGGATTATCACCTTTCCGAGTAGTCCGGGACGTACAGAGGCGCGAGGAGCCGGTACCCGGATTATCACCTTTCCGAGTAGTCCGGGACGTACAGAGGCGCGAGGCGCCGGTAACCAGATTATCACCTTTCCGAGTAGTCCGGGACGTACAGAGGCGCGAGGCGCCGGTACCCGGATTATCACCTTTCCGAGTAGTCCGGGACGTACAGAGGCGCGAGGCGCCGGTACCCGGATTATCACCTTTCCGAGTAGACCGGGACGTACAGAGGCGCGAGGCGCCGGTACCCGGATTATCACCTTTCCGAGTAGTCCGGGACGTACAGAGGCGCGAGGCGCCGGTACCCGGATTATCACCTTTCCGAGTAGACCGGGACGTACAGAGGCACGAGGCGCCGGTACCCGGATTATCACCTTTCCGAGTAGTCCGGGACGTACAGAGGCGCGAGGCGCCGGTACCCGGATTATCACCTTTCCGAGTAGTCCGGGACGTACAGAGGCGCGAGGCGCCGGTACCCGGATTATCACCTTTCCGAGTAGACCGGGACGTACAGAGGCGCGAGGCGCCGGTACCCGGATTATCACCTTTCCGAGTAGACCGGGACGTACAGAGGCGCGAGGCACCGGTACCCGGATTATCACCTTTCCGAGTAGACCGGGACGTACAGAGGCGCGATGCGCCGGTACCCGGATTATCACCTTTCCGAGTAGTCCGGGACGTACATAGGCGCGAGGCGCCGGTACCCGGATTATCACCTTTCCGAGTAGACCGGGACGTACAGAGGCGCGAGGCACCGGTACCCGGATTATCACCTTTCCGAGTAGTCCGGGACGTACAGAGGCGCGAGGCGCCGGTACCCGGATTATCAC CTTTCCGAGTAGTCCGGGACGTACAGAAGCGCGAGGCGCCGGTACCCGGATTATCACCTTTCCGAGTAGTCCGGGACGTACAGAGGCGCGAGGCGCCGGTACCCGGATTATAA